The sequence CAACTGCTTAACTGCAGCATGCCGCTTTCAAAGAATCGCGTCAGAGTCCAGGCCCGGGTGAAATCAAGAACGGGTTCGCATCCATTCTGAGTCGTATGCTCGAGATAAAGCTGATAGCTTTTGATGACAGCGACGATCGGCTCGCATTCGCCCTGATTCACCATAAAACGATAGGTGCCGTAGAACATCGACGAATGAATATTCGATAACCATGTCATGAACCAGTCAGTCGAAAAGGGCAGCAATCCCTTGGGCGGGGAGATGCCTTTGATTTCTTTGTACAACTTGATCAGTCGATCCCGACTCAAACTGGTTTCCGCCTCCAGAAACTGCAAACGAGCGCCAATTTTTATCAGGTTAATTGCGAGCTGAATATCCTGGGCTTCCAAGACAACGCTTTTGCTAGCCATGGTTGACTCTTTTATGAACTATCTGGACAAAATCGATGGCGTACATTACCGAATCCCCTCGACCGGTTGACCCGCCAGCAAGATCGCAGCATGCGCCTGCTGCAATGCATGGTCTTTACCGCTATGCGTGAGCGACGAGAGAATAGTATGGTCGTCAAACCGGAAACGACACAAAAGAAGACTTGATGCCGCTAGCTTAACCACCTGCGAAAGCGTGAGACTTGCGATCACATCGGCAAGCTCGCGACTCAATCCCAGCCGGAACATTGCGGTTGCCCGGTCCTCACGCAACAGACGCTGCGCCAGCAAAAGATAGGACAGGT is a genomic window of Glaciimonas sp. PAMC28666 containing:
- the flhD gene encoding flagellar transcriptional regulator FlhD, with product MDGSEVVNEIKEVNLSYLLLAQRLLREDRATAMFRLGLSRELADVIASLTLSQVVKLAASSLLLCRFRFDDHTILSSLTHSGKDHALQQAHAAILLAGQPVEGIR
- the flhC gene encoding flagellar transcriptional regulator FlhC; protein product: MASKSVVLEAQDIQLAINLIKIGARLQFLEAETSLSRDRLIKLYKEIKGISPPKGLLPFSTDWFMTWLSNIHSSMFYGTYRFMVNQGECEPIVAVIKSYQLYLEHTTQNGCEPVLDFTRAWTLTRFFESGMLQLSSCTRCSGQFVAHAHDPQSGFVCVLCRPPSRAGKTRKIAFDAVPAVSASSLSKKGYMRLPATLTNVA